The DNA segment TTCTAACTGCTGTCCCATCAAAATGGGGATATTATTGGCAATAAAAACTTGATTGGATTCATAGTTACTTGAACCTAAAACTTCTTTTTTGAGACTAATTGCCTGAATAGCCCAAATGGTATTAGTTAATAAGCGACGCAACCGAGGTTTAACCCGAAAATTACCTGCTAACCAACGCACTCGCAACCAATATAGTTGTTTACCAAAGTTTTCTCCTTGATTAAAATCTGCGGGGGCAATAAATTGAATTAAACCTGGTTGGGAAAATGCCTGAGTTTGATCATTTACCCCTAGTGGTTGCCAACCCAAAGGACTAGAATATTCCCAAACTAATTGCGGTTGCTGGGGGTGAATGACTGGCGTATTCTCTTCATAAGAATGTTGCAGAAATGGATGAATGATAACTTGCTTGTCGCTAATATCGGTAATCGTATATTTATCGTATTCTTTAGGGTTGATGGGATTCGGAATTTTTAGGCGATCGCCTTTTTCCCAACCAGTTACATCAGCAACTTTTATGATTGGTTCTCCAGGGTTGGCAGCTTCTATAAGGATAGTTTCTGTGGTGATATCCGTTGATAATTCATCTGGTGATGGGGATTCCACCTGTGCATATAGAGTCACCGTTTTATTATCAAATGATTTATCAAAGCCTAAATAAAGTGTTGGTTCTTGATCTATGGTCGGTGTAAAAGGTTGAAAAGATTGCCTACTCAAACTTTCTGGTTCCGAATAGGTAAAATCATTCTCAGCCAAATAAATAGCGTCTTCTGTGAGATTAAATTCGTAGGTTAATTTTAATGCTTTAATCAGAGGTGGATCGTAAGTTTGAGGACTTGTTTCAGAAATAATATTTCTCCGCAGTATTTTTGTGCCATTCGCTCTCGCATTGGTACTTACTGCTGTCTTGACTGTCAGGGTACTGCCTGCAACGCTATTAATTTCGTATTCTTCTCTTTTCTCAACAGTATTCTCTAAATATACCAATCTAATTACATCGTTTTTACTAAAAAAATCGCTAGCATTTCCTACTATATTGATTCTGGTATTTGAAGTAACACTATTTACGGTGGCAACTTCATTATAAATAACGTAGTTAGTTATTTGTTTACTAGGTTGACCATAATGACCTTGAATAATTCGAGCGCGAATCCAATAACGAGTTTCTCCATTGACAGTGCTAGGAACGGGAAAATCCTCTTGAGTAGGAAACTTTAATTTGGCTTCGATAGTATCTTGTTCTGTAAACTGAATAGCTGATGAGCTTTCTATCCATCTTAGTTGATTGTTTTTATCTGCTATTTCTTGCCATACTTGACCGTTACCAATTTCCCAGATAACATTTAAATTATTGATATTAGTAGGTTTATGACTTAATTCTATATTAAGAGTAATAATAGTATTCTGTTTAATAAAACCATCATGCAAAGCAATATAAAAAGTATCGTTGCGTTCTGGTTGTTCACCAAAAGGATAGAAATCTTTGCTGAGGTCTAAAGGTGTAGAATTATATAAGCAAATGTCAGGAATTAAGTCAGACTGATTAATATTTATACTGCCTTGAATATTGGTAATTTCAGGTAAGCTTGCGGTTATCGAGGATATATTAGTTAACTTTGCTTGTAACCATTTTGCTGCTTTTCCCTGAATCTCAGCAATAGTGGGAATAGGTAAATTGGTAAAAGTAATAGTAGCTTGATCACCTTGATAATTTGTGCTAGATGTAGGAATTTCTTGCCATTCAGAACCATTCCAATAAGACCAATTCAGAGGTAAACTGGGAAACTGACTGGCGTTATCAGCAGTAAAAATTAGTTTAAATTCTTTTAATTCTAGTAAAGATAAAATTTCGGGACAAGTTATATAAAGAGAATGGGGAATTTGGCGATCGCCTATAAAAGCAAAGAAAGCGGTATCTTTTTGTCCAGTTGCTGCTAAAGTGCAGTCACTATAACTATCCTGAATTGGTTCACGCAGGAATACTGCTTGTAATTGTGTCGTTGTCACGACCAAATCTTGATCTGTTTCAAACACAATTTCTGCGTCTGAACCCTCTGCTGGTGGTGCTGAGACTTGAGTATAAGCCGGAATGAATCCATCGACAGGACTTCCTTCAGCCAAATAGAAAGTTAAGGGAACCTTGGCGGCTTGGGGTGGTTTGAGTTGTCCCCCGATTAAATCAAGGAAAGCTAGGAAATTTTTCTCAGGAACTTGGTTGAGGCGATCGCTTACTAGAGAAATCATCCTGCCAAAAATGCGAATTAACGCCATTCCTACATCTTTTTTTTCATCAGATGAAGGTTTCCAATCTGTAAATTCTTGTACTAAAGTTTCAGTCTGTTTAACAATCTCTGCATAGCTACGTTGGTCAATTTTAGGAGGTTTAGAAGGCATAATCAATTATTGCAAGTAAAAAGGATAAACCAAATTAAAAATATTATTCGTAGTCCGAATTTGATAATTTATTTGAATAAAAATTACATTTGGTTGGTTCGGGTCAGGAATTGTATCCACATCTAAAACATCAATTCGAGGTTCCCATTCAACTAAAGCATCTCGCACATTACTGACAATTTGCCCGACTGTTCCTGAACTATTGGGAGAAAATACCTGGTCATGAATACCACAGCCAAAATCAGGACGCATTACCCGTTCTCCTTTAGGGGTACTGAGAATCATCCAAATCGACTGACGTACACTCTCTTCATAGCGTGCTACTTTGATTTGACCATTTTCATCAAGTTGAATAGGTAAAGTCCATCCCACACCTAAAAAATCAATATCCATTACATCACCTCCAAAGAGTCATCATTGATTTTCACCCCGGCTGAACATTTAATTCCTAAACCAGATTGTGCATCTAGTTGATATTTAGCTTTAGCGTCAATCGTACAATTTGCGCCCGCTTCTAATTGATAATTTTGTTTAGTTTTTATTGATAAATTGTTACATTCAATTGCCAGATCATCACTACTTTTTAAAATAATTTTCCCCTTCGCCTCAATGGTAAAATCCTTTTCGACTTTAATATCCATCTTGTTATCTTGGGAATTAATTACAATTTGATTTTTCCCAGTCTTATCTTGAATAAGAATTTGTTCTTCTCCATCAGTATCATCTAAAATAATCTGATGACCGCTACGGGATTTAATTATGCGTTGATTATTTTTACCATCATCATTTTTTCCAGGTGGTTTGTCTTTCCCATTCCACAAAGCCCCAAGAATGAAAGGAAAAGCCATATTACCTTGTTCAAAAGCCACTAAAACTTCATCATTAACTTCTGGTAAAAAATAAATTCCTTGATTATTTCCTGCCATTAGAGTTACAACCCTAGCCCAGTAACTTTCCTCAGTATCAGACAACCAAGGAAATTTTACCTTAACTCGTCCTAAACCATCTGGATCTTTATTATTGGTAACTAATCCAATAAAAACTCCAGAAAGATGATTATTTTGGTTATTAGACATCAACAAATCTAGTCCATTCATGTAGCATTTCTCCTGACAGTAAATGAAGTTTGATAGCCTTGAGTTAGTGAAAAGGAATGTTCCGCACTGCTAATATAATAAAGACCACTAAATTTTTTACCTACGCCAGTAATTTCAATCACTTTTCCAGCGCGTAAAGTGGAATTACCTTGACAAGTCCCCTCACCAGAAATATAGGCGATCGCCATATCTTGAAATTTTCCTAATGCCATTTGGTCAGCTTCTGCTTTACTCCTTACAGGTTGATTGACTATTGTCTGGATTGATTCACCAAATGCTTTTTTGACCGCTTTGGCTCCAGACGTTGCACCTCCCATTTTGCCGCCTTCTTGACCTACTGTAGCCTTACTTATGACCTCTTGCTTTTCTTGGGAAATCCAACCCCTGACTTGCAATTCTTGTACCTGATTCAAGGTACTTAAACGGGGGTAAAACTCTTGGAGATTTTCTCCATAAGTTAACGTTAAAACTTTCTCCTGTGTATTTTCATGGGGACGAAAATAGAGTGTTTTATTATCTACAACAACTTGATAACCAATGCGTTGAGCGCGCTCTTGTAAAAACTCCCAATCTGTTTGATTATGCTGTAAAATATATTCTAATTTAACCTTACTATCAGTAACTTTTGGTGTAAGTCCTCTGTTTCTAGCAATTTGACTGGCAATGTCACTATCCTTTATTTGCAAAAAGGATTTGGTGCGACGACCACGCAACAAACGATGTCGTAAATCATGACCCCGCACCACAAGTATTGGTGCTGCATCTTGAGTATATTCTGGTTCTAAACCTGTAATTTCTCCCACTATAATAGTTTTAACTTCTTGTTCATATCCCATCTGAATCTCTACTTCATTACCAATATCAAATATTGGGTCATCTACCCATGACATTTCTTGTTTTACTAAGTCCCAAGTAACTAATTGCAATTCAAACATACCTGGAGATTCTAAATCTTCAGAT comes from the Nodularia sp. NIES-3585 genome and includes:
- a CDS encoding GPW/gp25 family protein translates to MDIDFLGVGWTLPIQLDENGQIKVARYEESVRQSIWMILSTPKGERVMRPDFGCGIHDQVFSPNSSGTVGQIVSNVRDALVEWEPRIDVLDVDTIPDPNQPNVIFIQINYQIRTTNNIFNLVYPFYLQ
- a CDS encoding phage baseplate assembly protein V; this translates as MSNNQNNHLSGVFIGLVTNNKDPDGLGRVKVKFPWLSDTEESYWARVVTLMAGNNQGIYFLPEVNDEVLVAFEQGNMAFPFILGALWNGKDKPPGKNDDGKNNQRIIKSRSGHQIILDDTDGEEQILIQDKTGKNQIVINSQDNKMDIKVEKDFTIEAKGKIILKSSDDLAIECNNLSIKTKQNYQLEAGANCTIDAKAKYQLDAQSGLGIKCSAGVKINDDSLEVM
- a CDS encoding baseplate J/gp47 family protein: MPSKPPKIDQRSYAEIVKQTETLVQEFTDWKPSSDEKKDVGMALIRIFGRMISLVSDRLNQVPEKNFLAFLDLIGGQLKPPQAAKVPLTFYLAEGSPVDGFIPAYTQVSAPPAEGSDAEIVFETDQDLVVTTTQLQAVFLREPIQDSYSDCTLAATGQKDTAFFAFIGDRQIPHSLYITCPEILSLLELKEFKLIFTADNASQFPSLPLNWSYWNGSEWQEIPTSSTNYQGDQATITFTNLPIPTIAEIQGKAAKWLQAKLTNISSITASLPEITNIQGSININQSDLIPDICLYNSTPLDLSKDFYPFGEQPERNDTFYIALHDGFIKQNTIITLNIELSHKPTNINNLNVIWEIGNGQVWQEIADKNNQLRWIESSSAIQFTEQDTIEAKLKFPTQEDFPVPSTVNGETRYWIRARIIQGHYGQPSKQITNYVIYNEVATVNSVTSNTRINIVGNASDFFSKNDVIRLVYLENTVEKREEYEINSVAGSTLTVKTAVSTNARANGTKILRRNIISETSPQTYDPPLIKALKLTYEFNLTEDAIYLAENDFTYSEPESLSRQSFQPFTPTIDQEPTLYLGFDKSFDNKTVTLYAQVESPSPDELSTDITTETILIEAANPGEPIIKVADVTGWEKGDRLKIPNPINPKEYDKYTITDISDKQVIIHPFLQHSYEENTPVIHPQQPQLVWEYSSPLGWQPLGVNDQTQAFSQPGLIQFIAPADFNQGENFGKQLYWLRVRWLAGNFRVKPRLRRLLTNTIWAIQAISLKKEVLGSSNYESNQVFIANNIPILMGQQLEVEEGQIPNQLESERIKVIRDDLGEIEEVWTLWQEVPDFYGSRESDRHYILDRQTGEIRFGNGQTGMIPPRGRNNIRLTFYRTGGGEQGNVTSQTISQLKTTVPYIDQVINLEAAAGGSPQESLDRLKERVPKQLRHRDRAVTIDDIADLAYAASTDVARVKVVTPDLLTPNFSALNENFWLDPNNPDVSFNDERENTIFADINRRAGQVKLIILPQSSDRQPVPSLALLKQVETYIRSRCHATMDLVVTAPKWQEVTVTATISPISLEAADVVRNKVRQYLEAFLHPLTGGRGEGWQFGRSPEKSDFYAIIQSISGVDYVDSLEILPATELNLSSLSADTLIYSGNHTINIK
- a CDS encoding phage late control D family protein — its product is MPSDSSLLNPQIKILIQGKSIAPEITANFVLALVSEDLESPGMFELQLVTWDLVKQEMSWVDDPIFDIGNEVEIQMGYEQEVKTIIVGEITGLEPEYTQDAAPILVVRGHDLRHRLLRGRRTKSFLQIKDSDIASQIARNRGLTPKVTDSKVKLEYILQHNQTDWEFLQERAQRIGYQVVVDNKTLYFRPHENTQEKVLTLTYGENLQEFYPRLSTLNQVQELQVRGWISQEKQEVISKATVGQEGGKMGGATSGAKAVKKAFGESIQTIVNQPVRSKAEADQMALGKFQDMAIAYISGEGTCQGNSTLRAGKVIEITGVGKKFSGLYYISSAEHSFSLTQGYQTSFTVRRNAT